In a single window of the Eshraghiella crossota genome:
- a CDS encoding helix-turn-helix domain-containing protein yields MTLGEKIQKLRKQRGLSQEALAEKVTVTRQTISKWELGQSLPDLDFIAQLSDIFSVSSDYLIKDEMTEPDELPYKKRNYRLSERSKRIILVIVSAAALVAGCVCLICDYFTSDSLSWSLIAAASIIAAWLMILPSLISRTKIVLKTLVAVSAIPIPLLAIFSLLLNKSVIFTLGICITLIAIAAIWIIYGIFRKCAKNLWRAFGFSLLVLIPVPIAITHISAYFLPQIPFDFTSDIFNSGITLTLSLVCFGIDYLLYHRKGDVTDKK; encoded by the coding sequence ATGACACTCGGAGAGAAAATACAGAAATTAAGAAAGCAACGAGGACTTTCGCAAGAGGCACTCGCTGAAAAGGTAACAGTTACACGGCAAACAATTTCAAAATGGGAATTGGGACAATCGCTCCCTGATTTGGATTTTATAGCCCAGCTTAGCGACATTTTCAGTGTATCCTCGGACTATCTTATTAAAGATGAAATGACCGAACCAGATGAGTTACCATATAAGAAGCGTAATTATCGTTTATCCGAAAGAAGCAAGCGTATTATTTTGGTAATCGTTTCTGCGGCAGCACTTGTTGCTGGTTGCGTATGCCTGATTTGCGACTATTTTACCTCGGACAGTTTATCATGGTCACTGATTGCCGCTGCTTCAATCATAGCCGCATGGCTTATGATACTTCCAAGCCTGATTTCCAGAACGAAAATCGTTTTGAAAACCTTAGTTGCAGTCAGTGCCATCCCTATTCCATTACTGGCAATCTTTTCCTTGCTATTGAATAAGTCAGTTATATTCACTTTGGGTATTTGCATAACACTGATTGCGATTGCCGCTATCTGGATAATATACGGCATTTTCCGCAAGTGTGCGAAAAATTTGTGGCGGGCATTTGGTTTTTCCCTGCTGGTTTTGATACCAGTGCCGATTGCAATTACCCATATTTCAGCTTATTTTTTGCCACAAATCCCGTTTGATTTTACGTCTGACATATTCAACAGCGGAATTACCCTTACGCTCTCTCTTGTATGCTTCGGGATAGATTATTTGCTTTACCATAGGAAAGGGGATGTAACAGACAAAAAATGA
- a CDS encoding DeoR family transcriptional regulator, which yields MEVEFMTADTALPPCMPLPRAMLRLPISSTAKVMYARMLDIIFLSGIEDANGILFIHFPIVELAAALARSTMTVKRSLNELEDAGLILRVRQGFGEPNKIYVLIPKKEDRRL from the coding sequence ATGGAAGTTGAATTTATGACCGCAGACACCGCCCTGCCGCCCTGTATGCCGCTGCCGAGAGCCATGCTGCGGCTCCCGATCAGCAGCACCGCAAAGGTCATGTACGCCCGGATGTTGGATATTATTTTCCTGTCCGGCATAGAGGATGCCAACGGGATTTTATTTATCCATTTCCCTATCGTGGAACTGGCGGCGGCACTTGCCCGCAGCACCATGACCGTGAAGCGTTCCCTGAATGAATTGGAGGACGCCGGACTGATACTGCGAGTGCGTCAGGGCTTCGGGGAACCCAACAAGATATATGTACTCATTCCAAAGAAGGAGGACAGACGCTTATGA
- a CDS encoding alpha/beta fold hydrolase — translation MKTVLLHGLGQTAQDWKEVVRQLSTSSVECPELFSSTGNEISYSRILVELEQQYSNTTEPLYICGLSLGALLALDFTIRHGDKVASLVLVGTQYKVPTLLIDFQNLLFRCMPGKSFDNMGLSKIDTIKLSHSMRSLDFTPQLNRVTCPVTIVCGEKDSANLKASKKLKELLPQATLQIVHGAGHEINKDAPEVIAAILNNIFFRE, via the coding sequence ATGAAAACAGTTCTTTTACATGGATTGGGACAAACAGCACAAGACTGGAAAGAGGTAGTGCGTCAGCTTTCAACTTCCAGTGTTGAGTGTCCGGAACTTTTTTCTTCAACAGGAAATGAAATATCTTACTCCCGGATTTTAGTTGAACTGGAACAGCAGTATTCTAATACAACAGAGCCACTTTATATTTGCGGCCTATCATTAGGGGCGCTGCTCGCCCTCGATTTCACTATTCGTCATGGGGATAAAGTAGCTTCACTGGTCTTAGTTGGCACACAATACAAAGTACCAACATTACTGATAGATTTTCAAAATCTCCTGTTCCGCTGTATGCCCGGCAAAAGTTTTGACAACATGGGGCTATCAAAAATTGATACGATTAAGCTATCTCACTCAATGCGTTCATTGGACTTCACTCCGCAATTAAATAGGGTTACTTGTCCTGTCACTATTGTGTGCGGTGAAAAAGATAGCGCCAATCTAAAAGCGTCAAAGAAGTTAAAGGAATTACTTCCTCAAGCAACTTTGCAAATAGTCCACGGTGCAGGCCATGAAATTAACAAAGATGCACCAGAAGTCATTGCCGCCATACTCAATAATATTTTTTTCAGAGAATAA
- a CDS encoding helix-turn-helix transcriptional regulator produces the protein MKNRLEELRKQRGIKQEELANALEVSRQTIGSLENGRYNPSIQLAFKIAKYFNMSIEEIFIYEEEEK, from the coding sequence ATGAAAAACAGACTGGAAGAACTCCGAAAACAGAGAGGAATCAAGCAAGAAGAATTAGCAAATGCATTGGAAGTATCACGGCAAACAATCGGCTCTTTAGAAAATGGGCGCTACAACCCGTCAATTCAGTTAGCATTTAAAATCGCAAAATATTTTAACATGAGCATTGAAGAAATTTTTATATATGAGGAGGAAGAAAAATGA
- a CDS encoding helix-turn-helix domain-containing protein: MLRATTIQERLWELRKDKGLNLEELSKLTGISKSALASYEAKDYKEINHGNLVILADFYQVSVDYLLCRTENREQINTPLMELHLTDEMVALLKSGRINNRLLCEIATNDKFEQLMTDTEIYIDGHATSTFRTLYESLEEQRQIIVQKYKQADKDFYSKTILAAEVKEENFFCHVTHKTWDAILHDIRKAHEHDIDSTPDYSLAKKMALEIRKAIQSSGDYHGKVWAVIFNMLGIDFYKLPPDEQKILKRILSKSPNIKNSPFNFRRKRK; the protein is encoded by the coding sequence ATGCTGAGAGCGACTACCATACAGGAGCGCCTTTGGGAGTTACGCAAAGATAAAGGCTTAAATCTGGAAGAATTATCAAAGCTGACCGGCATTTCAAAGTCAGCCCTCGCCAGCTATGAAGCCAAAGACTATAAGGAAATCAACCACGGCAACCTTGTCATACTGGCAGACTTCTATCAGGTGTCCGTTGATTATCTGCTGTGCCGGACAGAGAACCGGGAGCAGATAAACACGCCTTTGATGGAATTGCATTTGACGGATGAAATGGTGGCGCTGCTGAAAAGTGGCCGTATCAACAACCGGCTCCTGTGTGAGATTGCTACCAACGATAAGTTTGAGCAGCTTATGACCGACACGGAGATATACATAGACGGCCATGCAACTTCTACTTTCCGTACCCTTTATGAATCTTTGGAAGAACAGCGGCAGATTATCGTCCAGAAATACAAGCAGGCAGATAAGGATTTTTATTCAAAGACCATCCTTGCCGCAGAGGTAAAGGAAGAAAATTTCTTCTGCCATGTGACGCATAAAACATGGGACGCCATTCTCCACGACATACGGAAAGCCCATGAGCATGACATTGACAGCACGCCGGATTATTCCCTTGCAAAGAAGATGGCTCTGGAAATCCGAAAGGCCATCCAATCTTCCGGGGATTATCACGGAAAGGTGTGGGCGGTCATTTTCAATATGCTCGGCATTGACTTTTACAAGCTGCCGCCGGATGAACAGAAGATATTGAAAAGGATACTGTCAAAATCCCCGAACATCAAGAACAGCCCTTTCAACTTCCGGCGCAAGAGAAAATGA
- a CDS encoding CHC2 zinc finger domain-containing protein, giving the protein MTGAFLIFRRICLLNVFEAVKQSVTTRQAAEHYGVRVGRNGMCVCPFHDDKNPSMKVDRRFHCFGCQADGDVIDFVSRLENVSPKEAALMLAQDFSIPYEDKEPPGRSRRPHPRQETPEQQFKRMERYCFRVLSDYHNLLRRWKRDYAPKTPDEEWHPLFVEALQKQSHVEYLLDVLLFSDMRERAALIASYGKEVRNLERRMADLAAGTAAGRDGHHRSRTPAPER; this is encoded by the coding sequence ATGACAGGCGCTTTTCTTATTTTCAGGAGGATTTGCCTATTGAACGTATTTGAAGCCGTGAAGCAGTCTGTTACCACCCGGCAGGCTGCCGAGCATTACGGCGTCCGGGTGGGAAGAAACGGGATGTGTGTCTGCCCCTTCCATGACGATAAAAACCCCAGCATGAAGGTTGACCGGCGCTTCCACTGTTTTGGCTGTCAGGCAGACGGGGATGTGATTGACTTTGTTTCCCGTCTGGAAAACGTCAGCCCCAAGGAAGCCGCCCTCATGCTGGCACAGGACTTTTCCATCCCCTATGAGGATAAGGAGCCACCCGGCAGGAGCCGCCGCCCCCATCCCCGGCAGGAAACCCCGGAACAGCAATTTAAGCGCATGGAGCGATATTGCTTCCGGGTACTGTCTGACTATCACAATCTGCTGCGCCGCTGGAAGCGGGACTATGCCCCCAAGACACCGGACGAGGAATGGCACCCGCTTTTCGTGGAAGCCTTGCAGAAACAATCCCATGTGGAATATCTGCTGGATGTGCTGCTGTTCTCCGATATGAGGGAACGGGCTGCCCTGATTGCCAGCTACGGAAAGGAAGTGAGGAACCTTGAGCGGAGAATGGCAGACCTTGCCGCCGGAACTGCGGCAGGCCGTGACGGACACCATCGAAGCCGCACCCCCGCCCCGGAGCGTTGA
- a CDS encoding DUF3847 domain-containing protein, which translates to MNEKLEALNQEIEKTEKKLQRAQHEEKILEHQIKTLTRKERTHRLCTRAAMLESYLPHPEAITDGQVSLFLKLLFRQDSTRQLMEKVFAGNSTEKEGTE; encoded by the coding sequence ATGAATGAAAAGCTGGAAGCACTCAATCAGGAGATAGAGAAAACGGAAAAGAAGCTGCAGAGGGCGCAGCATGAAGAAAAGATATTGGAACATCAGATAAAGACGCTGACACGGAAGGAACGGACGCACCGGCTTTGCACCAGAGCCGCCATGCTGGAAAGCTATCTTCCCCACCCGGAAGCCATCACGGATGGACAGGTCAGCTTGTTTTTGAAGCTGCTGTTCCGTCAGGACAGCACCCGTCAGCTTATGGAAAAAGTGTTTGCCGGAAACAGCACAGAGAAGGAGGGCACAGAATGA
- the mobQ gene encoding MobQ family relaxase — protein MPPCPHFDLKIVQRSKRQSAVAAAAYQSGERLFSEYDQKQKYYSHKSEIVHTEIMLPPHAPPEYADRNTLWNAAEAIEKQWNSQLARRLVLAIPRDIPPAQQADLIRDYCREFFVSKGMIADFAIHDKGDGNPHAHILFTMRGMDEQGKWLPKSRKVYDLDENGERIRLPSGNWKSHKEDTVDWNDQKYAEIWRQAWQDTGNRYLEAIGSLERLNLKSYERQGIDKIPTVHMGPAVSYLERKGIQTNIGNLNRDIKAANSLMQSIRQMVRSLKGWLSGLKEKKAALLEALEQAKEPTIPELLSRYLDMRSEERTGWTSKGKLKGTVGDFNKVMEALDFLQQKEISTVESLDAYLDKVSGEILSAKTDIRKSERRIKAIDTTLSHIANHGAYKEVYKKYASIGWKTRKEKFADEHREELDAYLAAKRFFKAHQEELPYDTKELKKERTQLSEKLSEKNGGLQAVQADMKLLRDVRYWINHVLPPDQRRVVPEPGKKPSISEQLSWNIEGVKQREEQKRQQPRRQQKQDMEL, from the coding sequence ATGCCACCATGCCCGCACTTTGACCTGAAAATCGTCCAGCGCAGCAAGCGCCAGTCTGCTGTCGCTGCCGCCGCCTACCAGAGCGGGGAACGGCTGTTTTCCGAATACGACCAGAAACAGAAATACTATTCCCATAAAAGCGAAATCGTCCACACCGAAATCATGCTGCCGCCCCACGCCCCGCCGGAGTACGCAGACCGCAATACCTTGTGGAACGCCGCCGAAGCCATAGAAAAACAATGGAACTCCCAGCTTGCCCGGAGATTAGTGCTTGCCATACCGAGGGATATTCCCCCGGCGCAGCAAGCCGACCTTATCCGGGACTACTGCCGGGAGTTTTTTGTTTCCAAAGGCATGATTGCCGACTTTGCCATCCATGACAAGGGGGACGGCAACCCCCACGCCCATATCCTCTTTACCATGCGGGGGATGGACGAACAGGGCAAATGGCTCCCCAAGAGCCGGAAGGTCTACGACCTTGACGAGAACGGCGAGCGTATCCGTCTTCCTTCCGGGAACTGGAAAAGCCACAAGGAGGACACCGTGGACTGGAACGACCAGAAGTACGCCGAGATATGGCGGCAGGCGTGGCAGGACACGGGAAACCGCTATCTGGAAGCCATCGGCAGCCTGGAACGGCTGAACCTGAAATCCTATGAACGTCAGGGGATAGATAAAATCCCCACCGTCCACATGGGGCCAGCGGTCAGCTATCTGGAACGGAAAGGCATACAGACCAACATCGGCAACCTGAACCGGGACATCAAAGCCGCCAATTCACTTATGCAGTCTATCCGGCAGATGGTACGCAGCTTAAAGGGCTGGCTGTCCGGCCTGAAAGAGAAAAAGGCGGCGCTGCTGGAAGCACTGGAACAGGCAAAGGAGCCGACCATCCCCGAACTGCTTTCCCGGTATCTGGATATGCGGAGTGAGGAACGCACCGGCTGGACTTCCAAGGGGAAGCTGAAAGGCACTGTTGGCGATTTCAACAAGGTCATGGAAGCCCTTGATTTCCTGCAGCAGAAAGAGATCTCCACCGTGGAGAGCCTTGACGCCTATCTGGATAAGGTCAGCGGGGAGATACTTTCCGCCAAGACTGACATCCGAAAATCGGAACGCCGGATAAAGGCCATCGACACCACCCTTTCCCATATCGCCAACCACGGAGCCTACAAAGAGGTTTACAAAAAGTACGCTTCCATCGGCTGGAAAACCCGGAAGGAGAAGTTTGCCGACGAACACCGGGAAGAACTGGACGCCTACCTTGCCGCCAAGCGTTTCTTCAAAGCCCATCAGGAGGAATTGCCATACGATACGAAAGAGTTGAAGAAGGAACGGACGCAGCTTTCCGAAAAACTGTCGGAAAAGAATGGAGGATTGCAGGCGGTTCAGGCGGATATGAAGCTGCTGCGAGATGTGCGCTACTGGATAAACCATGTACTGCCGCCCGACCAGCGCCGGGTTGTGCCGGAGCCGGGAAAGAAGCCGTCCATCAGCGAACAATTAAGCTGGAACATCGAGGGCGTGAAGCAGCGGGAAGAACAGAAACGCCAGCAGCCCCGCCGCCAGCAAAAACAGGATATGGAACTTTAA
- a CDS encoding DUF6442 family protein: MKTKITGYAVTIIGLLLLAAGLCLLKMNGNPQGIMLALPYVCIGIGCGLFGQGMGNIISERAVRSNPEIQKKLEIEKNDERNIAIANRAKGKAYDMMTFVYGALMVSFALMGIDMIAVLLLVFAYLFVHGFALYYRFKFDKEM, from the coding sequence ATGAAAACTAAGATAACGGGATATGCAGTTACTATTATTGGATTGCTGCTATTGGCGGCAGGGTTGTGTTTGTTAAAAATGAATGGCAATCCACAGGGTATTATGCTTGCGTTGCCTTATGTATGTATTGGTATTGGATGTGGCCTGTTTGGTCAGGGCATGGGAAATATAATTTCCGAACGGGCTGTTCGTAGTAACCCGGAAATACAAAAGAAGTTAGAAATCGAAAAAAATGATGAACGCAATATTGCAATCGCCAATCGAGCCAAAGGAAAAGCATATGATATGATGACTTTTGTTTATGGTGCTTTAATGGTATCATTCGCCCTCATGGGGATTGACATGATTGCTGTTCTCCTTCTCGTTTTCGCTTATCTTTTTGTTCACGGTTTTGCTCTTTACTACCGCTTCAAGTTTGATAAAGAAATGTAA